One genomic segment of Peromyscus leucopus breed LL Stock chromosome 23, UCI_PerLeu_2.1, whole genome shotgun sequence includes these proteins:
- the Znf3 gene encoding zinc finger protein 3 isoform X4, which yields MLENYGNVFSLDGESKTGNDQALSEGMGSHEMILGRLQTDVSQGLKFEEAYEQEVSLKRQLGNSSVGRLNRKIQEFHQMTVEEKLTHMGQRNEKYNEFGNSFTMNSKLISHQRFPMGDRPHKCDECSKSFNRTSDLIQHQRIHTGEKPYECSECGKAFSQSAHLIQHQRIHTGEKPYECKDCGKTFSCSSALILHQRIHTGEKPYECNECGKTFSWSSTLTHHQRIHTGEKPYACNECGKAFSRSSTLIHHQRIHTGEKPYECNECGKAFSQSSHLYQHQRIHTGEKPYECMECGGKFTYSSGLIQHQRIHTGENPYECSECGKAFRYSSALVRHQRIHTGEKPLNVMGVSRNSGISAELNIREST from the coding sequence ATGGTGAGTCCAAAACTGGAAATGACCAAGCACTCTCTGAAGGCATGGGGTCACATGAGATGATACTGGGACGATTGCAAACGGATGTTTCTCAGGGTCTTAAGTTTGAAGAAGCCTATGAACAAGAAGTCAGTCTGAAGAGACAGCTAGGGAACTCCTCTGTTGGAAGACTGAATAGGAAAATACAGGAGTTTCACCAAATGACAGTTGAGGAAAAGCTCACCCACATGGGACAAAGAAATGAGAAGTATAATGAGTTTGGGAACAGTTTCACCATGAATTCCAAACTTATTTCACATCAGAGATTTCCCATGGGAGACAGACCCCATAAGTGTGATGAATGTAGCAAGAGTTTTAATCGAACTTCAGACCTTATTcaacatcagagaattcacactggGGAAAAACCATACGAATGTAGTGAATGTGGAAAGGCCTTCAGCCAGAGCGCACATCTTATTCAGCACCAGagaatccacactggagagaagccctatgaatgtaaggATTGTGGGAAGACCTTCAGTTGTAGCTCTGCTCTCATCCTACACCAGAGAAtccacactggggagaaaccttatgaatgtaacgAATGTGGAAAAACATTTAGCTGGAGCTCCACTCTTACTCACCATCAGAGAATCCACACTGGCGAGAAGCCCTATGCTTGCAACGAATGTGGGAAGGCTTTCAGTAGGAGCTCCACCCTTATTCATCATCAGagaatccacactggagagaaaccctatgaatgtaatgagtgtgggaaagccttcagccAGAGCTCACACCTCTATCAGCACCAGagaatccacactggagagaagccctatgaatgtatGGAATGTGGAGGGAAGTTTACCTACAGTTCAGGCCTTATTCAGCATCAAAGAATCCACACAGGGGAAAATCCCTATGAATGTagtgaatgtgggaaagccttcaggtATAGCTCAGCTCTTGTTCGCCATCAGAggattcacactggagagaagcctttgAATGTAATGGGTGTAAGCAGAAATTCCGGAATTTCTGCTGAATTAAACATCAGAGAATCCACATGA